A single region of the Nocardioides sp. W7 genome encodes:
- a CDS encoding YifB family Mg chelatase-like AAA ATPase has product MPFATARTVSLQGALGHVIDVQTDVSPGQVGTTLVGRPDTSIHEARDRCRMAIINSSLTWPATKRITILLSPADLPKRGTHFDMAIACSVLAADGRLPGAALDGTVLIGELTLDGGLRSVPGVLPMVLAAADRGIRRVFVPEPQAAEAAMVPGMTVLGMRSLAQVVAELRGEEVPEAAPVAAASGSRLLSWRGEERLEEVDLADLIGLTDARFAIEVAAAGGHHLMLSGPKGAGKTSIAERIPTLLPDLTPEESLELTALHSLAGVLDPGSGMIRRPPFSSPHHDASKASLVGGGTGQVRPGALSLAHAGVLFLDEFPLFRSDVIDALRQPLESGDVVIARTDEQVRLPARGMVVLACNPCPCGEYSPAAANNRCTCHEVKRRDYRQKITGPVADRVDILRHVEPLQPFERNDRFAQPEDSASVRARVGSARRRQAERYAGVGWRLNAHVPGAALRDRWPLDDAGRDRLDGDIYDAKITSRGAVRVHRLAWTVLDLQRPRDSERRPGVNEVETALALRRGDPLPLAALRRRAS; this is encoded by the coding sequence ATGCCGTTCGCAACGGCGCGCACCGTCTCGCTCCAGGGCGCCCTCGGGCACGTCATCGACGTCCAGACCGACGTCTCGCCCGGTCAGGTCGGGACCACCCTGGTCGGGCGGCCGGACACCTCGATCCACGAGGCGCGGGACCGGTGCCGGATGGCGATCATCAACTCGTCGCTGACCTGGCCGGCCACCAAGCGGATCACGATCCTGCTCTCGCCGGCCGACCTCCCCAAGCGCGGCACCCACTTCGACATGGCCATCGCGTGCTCGGTGCTCGCCGCCGATGGCCGGCTGCCCGGTGCCGCGTTGGACGGCACGGTGCTGATCGGTGAGCTCACCCTCGACGGCGGCCTCCGGTCGGTGCCGGGCGTGCTCCCCATGGTGCTGGCGGCGGCCGACCGCGGGATCCGACGGGTCTTCGTCCCGGAGCCGCAGGCGGCGGAGGCGGCGATGGTGCCCGGCATGACCGTCCTGGGCATGCGCTCGCTCGCCCAGGTGGTCGCCGAGCTCCGCGGGGAGGAGGTGCCCGAGGCGGCGCCGGTGGCGGCGGCCTCGGGCAGCCGGCTGCTGTCGTGGCGGGGGGAGGAGCGCTTGGAGGAGGTCGACCTGGCCGACCTGATCGGTCTGACCGACGCCCGCTTCGCGATCGAGGTCGCGGCCGCAGGCGGCCACCACCTGATGCTCTCGGGTCCGAAGGGCGCGGGCAAGACCAGCATCGCCGAGCGGATCCCCACCCTGCTGCCCGATCTCACCCCGGAGGAGTCGTTGGAGCTGACGGCGCTGCACTCGCTGGCCGGGGTGCTCGACCCGGGATCCGGCATGATCAGGCGGCCGCCGTTCTCCTCGCCCCACCACGACGCGAGCAAGGCCAGTCTGGTCGGTGGCGGGACGGGGCAGGTCCGACCGGGTGCGCTCAGCCTCGCCCACGCGGGGGTGCTCTTCCTCGACGAGTTCCCGCTCTTCCGCAGCGACGTCATCGACGCGCTGCGGCAGCCGCTGGAGAGCGGTGATGTGGTGATCGCCCGCACCGACGAGCAGGTCCGGCTGCCGGCTCGCGGGATGGTGGTGCTCGCCTGCAACCCGTGCCCCTGCGGCGAGTACAGCCCTGCGGCGGCCAACAACCGGTGCACCTGCCACGAGGTCAAGCGCCGCGACTACCGCCAGAAGATCACCGGCCCGGTCGCCGACCGGGTCGACATCCTGCGCCACGTCGAGCCGCTCCAGCCGTTCGAGCGCAACGACCGGTTCGCGCAGCCCGAGGACTCGGCGTCCGTTCGGGCGCGAGTCGGCTCGGCCCGGCGCCGACAGGCCGAGCGCTACGCCGGGGTCGGGTGGCGGCTCAACGCGCACGTCCCGGGCGCGGCGCTGCGCGACCGTTGGCCGCTCGACGATGCGGGTCGCGACCGGCTCGACGGCGACATCTACGACGCCAAGATCACCTCGCGCGGCGCGGTCCGGGTACACCGGCTGGCCTGGACGGTGCTCGACCTGCAGCGCCCGCGCGACTCCGAGCGCCGCCCGGGCGTCAACGAGGTCGAGACGGCCCTGGCTCTGCGGCGAGGCGACCCGCTGCCGCTGGCCGCGCTGCGCCGGCGGGCGTCGTGA
- a CDS encoding DUF2469 domain-containing protein yields MSAEDLEKYETEMELTLYREYRDVVGIFKYVVETDRRFYLCNQVDVKARTEAGEVFFEVSMSDAWVWDMYRPARFAKNVKVLTFKDVNVEELNPSDIDPPKP; encoded by the coding sequence GTGAGCGCCGAGGACCTCGAGAAGTACGAGACCGAGATGGAGCTGACGCTCTATCGCGAGTACCGCGACGTCGTCGGCATCTTCAAGTACGTCGTGGAGACCGACCGGCGCTTCTACCTGTGCAACCAGGTGGACGTGAAGGCGCGCACGGAGGCCGGTGAGGTCTTCTTCGAGGTCTCGATGAGCGACGCGTGGGTCTGGGACATGTACCGCCCCGCGCGCTTCGCCAAGAACGTCAAGGTGCTGACCTTCAAGGACGTCAACGTCGAGGAGCTCAACCCCTCCGACATCGACCCGCCGAAGCCCTAG
- the lepB gene encoding signal peptidase I yields the protein MTTEDRGTPSVDDGDGDPRSSSVSPGISAGRTERETEREDPPARRKLAAWQEMVLLLVVAVLLAVVVKSLFLQSFYIPSESMEPGLVKNDRILVQKPSYWFGGEPQRGDVIVFEDPGDWLHGETAGPTGPVAKGLAAIGLYPTGGHLVKRVIGVAGDVIECCDEQGRLVVNGTPVDESEYAVLDGAPCYGPRQDNCGEDWKVGPIPEGKLFVMGDNRSHSGDSSVRLCRPGNPDCDAPFVDVDSVVGRLLARVWPADRFDVTDGVDAFDDVPDDVPDAS from the coding sequence AGGACCGCGGGACCCCTTCCGTCGATGACGGAGACGGGGACCCGCGGTCCTCGTCCGTCTCCCCAGGCATCTCCGCAGGCCGGACCGAGCGGGAGACCGAGCGGGAGGACCCCCCGGCCAGGCGGAAGCTCGCCGCCTGGCAGGAGATGGTGCTGCTCCTCGTCGTGGCCGTCCTCCTGGCCGTCGTCGTGAAGTCGCTGTTCCTCCAGTCCTTCTACATCCCGTCGGAGTCGATGGAGCCGGGGCTGGTCAAGAACGACCGGATCCTGGTGCAGAAGCCGTCGTACTGGTTCGGCGGCGAGCCGCAGCGCGGCGACGTGATCGTCTTCGAGGACCCCGGTGACTGGCTGCACGGCGAGACGGCCGGGCCGACCGGACCGGTGGCGAAGGGGCTGGCCGCGATCGGGCTCTACCCGACCGGCGGGCACCTGGTGAAGCGCGTCATCGGGGTCGCCGGCGACGTCATCGAGTGCTGCGACGAGCAGGGCCGGCTGGTCGTCAACGGCACGCCCGTCGACGAGTCCGAGTACGCCGTCCTCGACGGCGCGCCCTGCTACGGCCCCCGTCAGGACAACTGCGGGGAGGACTGGAAGGTCGGCCCGATCCCGGAGGGCAAGCTCTTCGTGATGGGCGACAACCGGTCGCACTCCGGGGACTCCTCGGTGCGGCTGTGCCGGCCGGGCAACCCCGACTGCGACGCACCCTTCGTCGACGTCGACAGCGTCGTCGGCCGCCTGCTCGCCCGGGTCTGGCCCGCCGACCGCTTCGACGTCACCGACGGCGTCGATGCCTTCGACGACGTGCCCGACGACGTGCCCGACGCCTCCTGA
- a CDS encoding ribonuclease HII — translation MSVLPRGATVRRDAGLYGYERALRRYGIAPIAGVDEAGRGACAGPLVAGAAILPEGRAGIVPGLADSKLLTEKARERCYQQVVRRAVAWSVVVVSQEECDRLGMHVANVEALRRAVALLDLPPAYVLTDGFPVDGLGVPGLAVWKGDRVAACISAASVLAKVTRDRIMTDLDREWPAYDFKTHKGYITDVHAAALLEHGPSPVHRMRFVNVRRAAGLES, via the coding sequence ATGAGTGTCCTGCCCCGAGGTGCGACGGTCCGGCGCGACGCCGGGCTGTACGGCTACGAGCGCGCCCTGCGCCGGTACGGCATCGCGCCGATCGCCGGCGTCGACGAGGCCGGCCGCGGTGCCTGCGCGGGCCCGCTGGTCGCGGGCGCGGCGATCCTGCCCGAGGGGCGGGCCGGGATCGTCCCCGGGCTCGCCGACTCCAAGCTGCTGACCGAGAAGGCGCGCGAGCGCTGCTACCAGCAGGTCGTGCGCCGGGCAGTCGCCTGGTCGGTGGTGGTGGTCAGCCAGGAGGAGTGCGACCGGCTCGGGATGCACGTCGCCAACGTCGAGGCGCTGCGCCGGGCCGTGGCGCTGCTGGACCTGCCGCCGGCGTACGTCCTGACCGACGGGTTCCCCGTCGACGGGCTCGGGGTGCCCGGGCTGGCCGTGTGGAAGGGCGACCGGGTCGCCGCCTGCATCAGCGCCGCGTCGGTGCTCGCCAAGGTCACCCGCGACCGGATCATGACCGATCTGGATCGGGAGTGGCCGGCGTACGACTTCAAGACCCACAAGGGCTACATCACCGACGTGCACGCCGCCGCGCTGCTGGAGCACGGGCCGTCCCCGGTGCACCGGATGCGCTTCGTCAACGTGCGCCGGGCGGCCGGGCTAGAGTCCTGA
- a CDS encoding YraN family protein, producing MTGSTTPARTTKQALGAYGESLAARHLTAQGMILLDRNWRCDAGEIDLVLRERDVLVVCEVKTRSSDRCGTPHEAVTELKLARLRRLAVRWREAHGVGAVEIRIDLVAVIRPRRGPSQIDHVRGIG from the coding sequence ATGACGGGAAGCACCACACCAGCACGCACGACCAAGCAGGCCCTCGGGGCGTACGGCGAGTCGCTCGCCGCGCGCCATCTGACGGCCCAGGGGATGATCCTGCTGGACCGCAACTGGCGCTGCGACGCCGGCGAGATCGACCTGGTGCTGCGCGAGCGCGACGTCCTGGTCGTGTGCGAGGTCAAGACGCGCAGCAGTGATCGGTGCGGCACCCCGCACGAGGCCGTGACCGAGCTGAAGCTCGCCCGGCTGCGCCGGCTGGCGGTCCGATGGCGGGAGGCGCACGGGGTCGGTGCGGTCGAGATCCGGATCGACCTGGTCGCCGTGATCCGACCCCGGCGCGGGCCCTCGCAGATCGACCACGTCCGGGGGATCGGCTGA
- the dprA gene encoding DNA-processing protein DprA yields the protein MSAPEAERLARVGLSLLTEPGDAQVAAVIADVGAQVLYDDVLTRQEGSEVRQDARSRLEGCDPARQLEQAARVGLRFVVPGDAEWPTQLDDLAHTAPLQQRGGAPLGLWVRGPQRLDGLGSSVAVVGSRSATTYGGSAAAQIAAVVARSGSPVISGAAYGIDQAAHRGALGGGGTTIAVLACGADRVYPQAHRELIEHLGREGAVVSESPPGGAPTRVRFLSRNRIIAALSAGTVVVEAAVRSGALNTANWAIRLNRHLMGVPGPITSAPSQGVHQLLRSGAATLVTSGQEVLEVVAPVGEHVLEEPRGRERARDRLSMRDQQVLDAVPVTRGAGADSIARTAGMALLKVGPALDRLRVGGYVERGEDGWRLAALAQE from the coding sequence GTGAGCGCCCCGGAGGCGGAGCGGCTGGCCCGGGTCGGGTTGTCGCTGCTGACCGAGCCGGGTGACGCCCAGGTGGCGGCGGTGATCGCCGACGTGGGCGCGCAGGTGCTCTACGACGACGTGCTCACGCGGCAGGAAGGCTCCGAGGTCCGGCAGGACGCGCGGAGCCGGCTCGAGGGCTGCGACCCCGCCCGGCAGCTGGAGCAGGCGGCCCGGGTCGGGCTGCGATTCGTCGTGCCTGGCGACGCGGAGTGGCCCACCCAGCTCGACGACCTCGCCCACACTGCACCGCTGCAGCAGCGCGGGGGAGCGCCCCTGGGATTGTGGGTCCGCGGGCCGCAGCGCCTCGACGGCCTCGGCTCGTCGGTGGCGGTCGTCGGCTCCCGCTCGGCGACGACGTACGGCGGCAGCGCCGCCGCGCAGATCGCCGCCGTGGTCGCGCGGTCGGGCTCGCCGGTCATCTCCGGGGCCGCCTACGGCATCGACCAGGCGGCCCATCGCGGAGCGCTCGGCGGCGGCGGCACGACGATCGCCGTCCTGGCGTGTGGCGCCGACCGGGTCTACCCCCAGGCGCACCGCGAGCTGATCGAGCACCTCGGCCGGGAGGGGGCGGTCGTCTCCGAGTCGCCCCCGGGCGGTGCACCGACCCGGGTCCGCTTCCTCAGCCGCAACCGGATCATCGCCGCCCTCTCGGCCGGCACCGTGGTCGTCGAGGCCGCGGTCCGCAGCGGCGCGCTCAACACGGCCAACTGGGCCATCCGGCTCAACCGACATCTGATGGGGGTGCCGGGGCCGATCACGAGCGCGCCGTCCCAGGGGGTGCACCAGCTGCTGAGGTCGGGCGCCGCCACGCTGGTGACGTCGGGGCAGGAGGTCCTAGAGGTCGTGGCGCCCGTCGGGGAGCACGTCCTGGAGGAGCCGCGCGGCCGCGAGCGCGCCCGGGACCGGCTGTCGATGCGTGACCAGCAGGTCCTCGACGCGGTGCCCGTCACCCGCGGAGCCGGAGCGGACTCCATCGCCCGCACGGCCGGCATGGCGCTGCTCAAGGTCGGACCCGCGCTCGACCGGCTCCGGGTCGGCGGGTACGTCGAGCGGGGCGAGGACGGATGGCGGCTCG